A window from Atribacterota bacterium encodes these proteins:
- the trxB gene encoding thioredoxin-disulfide reductase encodes MIKEQINSKNHIYENIIIGGGPAGLTAGIYLSRSRIDAILFEKGISGGQANLTEIIENYPGFPEGIMGPELMQRFEQQARKFGLKIMNNTVLEISRVKYRDKIIFKVKTGIGIFYCQSVIVASGGEASKLKVLGEEELTGRGVSYCGTCDGAFFRNKEIVVVGGGDTALEEALFLTKFASKITIIHRRDELRATKILQERAFNNPKINFSWSTIVLSIIGKSQVEAVQLKNVNNGQINTLPCQGVFIFTGYKPIYPSFGEMQEQLINESDYIITDGNMKTRIEGIFACGDVRAKSLRQVVTACGEGAIAAFSVEAFLG; translated from the coding sequence ATGATAAAGGAACAGATTAATTCCAAGAATCATATTTATGAGAATATTATAATTGGAGGAGGACCAGCAGGATTGACTGCTGGTATTTATCTCAGCCGATCCCGAATTGATGCAATATTATTTGAGAAGGGAATTAGCGGTGGTCAGGCAAATTTAACTGAGATAATTGAAAATTATCCTGGTTTTCCCGAAGGTATCATGGGACCTGAGTTAATGCAAAGATTCGAGCAGCAGGCTAGGAAATTTGGTTTAAAGATTATGAATAATACAGTGTTGGAGATTTCTCGGGTGAAGTATAGAGATAAAATAATTTTTAAAGTCAAGACTGGTATTGGTATTTTTTACTGTCAATCGGTTATTGTAGCTTCTGGTGGTGAAGCAAGTAAATTAAAAGTTCTCGGAGAAGAAGAGTTAACAGGAAGAGGAGTTTCTTATTGTGGTACTTGTGATGGAGCCTTCTTTCGTAATAAGGAGATTGTAGTAGTAGGAGGAGGAGATACTGCCTTAGAAGAAGCTTTGTTTTTAACTAAATTTGCCAGTAAAATAACCATTATTCATCGAAGAGATGAATTAAGAGCAACTAAGATTCTCCAGGAGCGCGCCTTCAATAATCCCAAAATTAACTTTAGCTGGAGCACTATCGTTCTTTCTATTATCGGTAAATCACAGGTTGAGGCAGTTCAATTAAAAAATGTAAATAACGGACAGATTAATACCTTACCCTGTCAGGGAGTTTTTATCTTTACCGGTTACAAGCCCATTTATCCTTCTTTTGGAGAAATGCAGGAACAATTAATTAATGAGAGTGATTATATTATCACTGATGGAAATATGAAGACCAGAATAGAGGGTATTTTCGCCTGTGGTGATGTACGTGCCAAAAGTTTACGACAGGTTGTTACCGCCTGTGGTGAAGGCGCTATCGCTGCCTTTTCTGTGGAAGCATTCTTAGGATAG
- the mobB gene encoding molybdopterin-guanine dinucleotide biosynthesis protein B: protein MKAIGIVGFKNSGKTTLAIALARALKNKNYRVVVIKHSSKSVHHEQSDTGKFLKEVGKAVLITPESTEIIISGKWDLTKIVPLLSADFLIIEGFKSLKYFPKVLCLKEEKEEELLADGLELFTAGIEVTLKEKKIVNFLINEEKDLKKMVEYIEEKGFLLSDVNCGKCGYESCYGLAKAIVKGQESIQKCSYTQDYISLKVNGKKIPLNQFMSKLYQSLIYGMLAPLKDIDSLEQAEIVIKANLFRDVK from the coding sequence ATGAAAGCAATTGGAATTGTTGGATTTAAAAATAGTGGCAAGACAACCCTGGCTATAGCGCTTGCCAGGGCATTAAAAAATAAAAATTATAGGGTTGTGGTAATAAAACATTCCAGTAAATCTGTCCATCATGAACAAAGCGATACTGGTAAATTTTTAAAGGAAGTTGGAAAAGCAGTCCTGATAACACCTGAGAGCACTGAAATAATAATAAGTGGAAAATGGGACTTAACAAAGATTGTGCCTTTACTCTCAGCTGATTTTTTAATTATAGAGGGATTTAAAAGCTTAAAATATTTCCCCAAAGTTCTTTGTTTAAAAGAAGAGAAAGAAGAAGAATTACTCGCTGATGGTCTGGAACTTTTTACAGCTGGAATAGAAGTAACCTTAAAAGAAAAGAAGATTGTTAATTTTTTAATTAACGAGGAAAAGGACCTAAAAAAGATGGTAGAATATATTGAGGAAAAAGGATTTTTATTGTCAGATGTAAATTGTGGAAAATGTGGGTATGAAAGTTGTTATGGTTTAGCTAAAGCCATTGTCAAAGGACAAGAGTCAATACAAAAATGTTCTTACACTCAGGATTACATTTCTCTTAAGGTTAATGGCAAGAAGATTCCTCTTAACCAATTTATGTCTAAGTTATATCAGAGTTTAATATATGGTATGTTAGCGCCACTTAAGGATATTGATTCTCTGGAACAGGCAGAAATTGTAATAAAAGCAAATTTATTCCGAGACGTAAAATAA
- a CDS encoding HPP family protein, which produces MTATAFTIFVMPHNITTSKRNVLGGYIIGMVFGLLFFIIHPSSGVGQDAIYALAVACSMFTMTIMYLEHPPTAGTALGVVVAGFSIRVIISIIVGRY; this is translated from the coding sequence ATGACAGCTACTGCATTTACTATTTTTGTCATGCCTCATAATATTACTACTTCTAAAAGGAATGTATTAGGAGGATATATTATTGGCATGGTGTTTGGTTTGTTATTTTTTATTATTCATCCGAGCTCAGGAGTAGGGCAAGATGCCATCTATGCTCTTGCTGTTGCATGTTCAATGTTTACTATGACCATCATGTACCTGGAACACCCACCTACCGCAGGTACAGCATTAGGGGTAGTTGTTGCTGGTTTCTCCATAAGGGTTATTATAAGCATAATAGTAGGTAGGTATTAG
- a CDS encoding PEGA domain-containing protein, which yields MQEGSYELRIAKDGYYDYISTVRVYSDRISRVNVDLHREDQEIAEGAIAIYCNENDARIFVNGAYHTITSAVRAEIIGELEENVYEITVIKEEYQIWQKEVVVNVGETTSVFADLVKVEK from the coding sequence ATTCAAGAAGGTAGCTATGAATTAAGAATTGCTAAAGATGGTTATTATGATTATATCTCTACTGTGAGAGTTTATAGTGACCGTATCTCGCGAGTTAATGTAGATTTGCACAGAGAAGATCAGGAGATAGCAGAAGGAGCTATTGCTATTTACTGTAATGAGAATGATGCCAGAATATTTGTTAATGGTGCTTACCACACTATTACTTCAGCTGTCAGGGCAGAAATTATTGGTGAATTAGAAGAGAATGTTTATGAAATTACAGTAATAAAAGAAGAATATCAAATTTGGCAGAAAGAAGTCGTTGTTAATGTCGGAGAGACAACATCGGTTTTTGCAGATTTAGTTAAAGTTGAAAAATGA
- a CDS encoding PEGA domain-containing protein: protein MKRTIQIINPRPDFSLSLRLDKGIGATYAPGEIVRISFRTSNASYVTLFGYDSRGNIRLLFPNQNQKYSLLEANREYYIDYIIERGTTPGIEYIQGFATTNPILITRDMERSLEVEFMPVIEEDTDLFIPRIRGILTGLPLPLWISSEILHYQVVERRPGTSQLYITTQPEGADVFLNERYAGQTPLTLEQLEIGEYIVWVELSGYESWERKTQIIDNRTTFLSADLQRTVQYGSIAIRCNEDIARIYLDGQFKRLTQANRDIVLEEVSDEFHDVGITLSGYNDWFQRVEVRPNQRLQLTINLEKIMQNGSLEISCNVDNAMIYLDGNY from the coding sequence ATGAAAAGGACTATACAGATAATTAATCCTAGACCTGATTTCTCCTTATCTCTCAGATTGGATAAAGGTATTGGTGCCACCTATGCACCTGGTGAGATTGTCAGGATTTCTTTCAGAACCAGTAACGCCTCTTATGTAACTCTGTTTGGGTATGATAGTCGGGGAAATATACGGCTGTTATTTCCCAATCAAAATCAAAAATATTCATTGTTAGAAGCTAATCGTGAATATTATATCGATTATATTATTGAACGAGGTACAACACCGGGAATTGAATATATCCAGGGATTTGCTACCACAAATCCTATTCTCATAACCAGAGATATGGAAAGAAGCTTGGAAGTCGAATTTATGCCCGTAATTGAAGAGGATACAGATCTATTTATCCCGAGAATCAGAGGTATTTTAACAGGATTGCCATTACCCCTATGGATTAGTAGTGAAATATTACATTACCAGGTAGTTGAGCGCAGACCAGGAACCAGCCAATTATATATTACTACACAACCTGAAGGAGCTGATGTTTTTCTTAATGAGCGCTATGCAGGCCAGACCCCTCTGACCTTGGAACAATTAGAAATTGGGGAATATATAGTTTGGGTTGAACTTAGTGGTTATGAATCATGGGAGAGAAAAACTCAGATTATTGATAACAGAACTACCTTCCTCAGTGCTGATTTACAGAGAACAGTGCAATATGGTTCAATTGCTATTAGATGTAATGAGGATATTGCCAGAATCTATCTTGATGGTCAATTTAAGCGTTTAACACAGGCGAATAGAGATATTGTCTTAGAAGAAGTATCTGACGAGTTTCATGATGTTGGGATTACTTTAAGCGGATACAACGATTGGTTTCAAAGAGTAGAGGTGAGACCTAATCAAAGACTCCAGTTAACTATTAATCTGGAAAAAATCATGCAAAATGGAAGTCTGGAAATTAGCTGTAATGTAGATAATGCAATGATTTATTTAGATGGAAATTATTAA
- a CDS encoding AEC family transporter — MHILENILPIFIFLIMGYSIRIKKIVSETTIEELKKFIINFPLPSLLFIAFLNMQIKAEYWMIVLTIFLVNLVMLFLGKILYLYFSIEDPYCPLLFTGFEVGMLGIPLFGAIYGLDNIRYFALLDLGQELYVWFVLMAILYYLNQKTANYCWLIKRFFSSPIIIAIIAGLFINVAGLKVIMVKNFLWKGFLETLGLLSNVTIPLILIIIGYEIKLSLNNFILPLKIIALRTICLLFIAVIISRYLFHSQLKLDPIYHIALYSLFILPPPFVIPLFIPKERIQPYVLNTLSLGTVITIIIFTIISFYFQTNL, encoded by the coding sequence TTGCATATTCTAGAAAATATTCTTCCCATATTTATTTTCTTAATTATGGGATATTCCATTAGAATTAAAAAAATTGTTTCAGAAACTACTATTGAAGAGTTAAAAAAATTTATTATTAATTTTCCACTTCCTTCCCTTTTGTTTATTGCCTTTTTAAATATGCAAATTAAAGCAGAATACTGGATGATTGTACTTACTATCTTTTTAGTTAATCTGGTGATGCTATTCTTAGGAAAAATATTGTATCTCTATTTTAGTATAGAGGATCCTTATTGCCCTCTGTTATTTACTGGATTTGAAGTGGGAATGCTGGGTATACCGCTTTTTGGAGCTATTTATGGACTTGATAACATCAGATATTTTGCTTTACTGGATTTAGGACAGGAACTATATGTTTGGTTTGTTTTAATGGCCATATTGTATTATCTCAATCAAAAAACTGCCAATTATTGTTGGCTGATAAAAAGATTCTTTTCCTCACCAATTATTATAGCCATAATTGCTGGTCTATTCATCAATGTTGCTGGTTTAAAGGTAATTATGGTTAAAAACTTTTTATGGAAAGGTTTTCTGGAGACTTTGGGATTGTTGTCTAATGTAACCATTCCCCTCATTTTAATTATTATTGGGTATGAAATAAAATTATCACTGAATAATTTTATACTACCATTGAAAATTATTGCTTTGCGAACTATATGCTTACTGTTTATCGCCGTTATAATAAGTCGGTATTTATTTCATTCCCAATTAAAATTAGATCCAATATATCATATAGCGCTATATTCTCTATTCATACTCCCACCACCATTTGTTATCCCACTTTTTATACCTAAAGAAAGAATCCAGCCCTATGTTTTAAATACCTTATCCTTAGGAACAGTAATAACTATAATAATTTTCACCATCATATCTTTTTATTTTCAAACAAATCTGTAA
- a CDS encoding OmpA family protein, which translates to MSKNLILKVISVIIFFFSSALYGISIQVEQSLVSFSSGALVIHQSSAYSEDWGGQWINDENPQTGWCCAEGQIFDNILIIELAEETILERLEFDTAYVDTDGSAAKNVTVAISNNNSREGFQEIARVTLVDQQNNQEFPVEHNKSGRWLKLTIEDNYGSNEYTELMDFRAYGKQLTDTPLPDVSGTYETSYNNFHLRQEGFSITGCYEYNEGVLTGGIEGRIMKFTWKENVHQGPAVMVFTSDGRRFYGFWWYEGEDTNVTQGKIWDGTKIFSEVGGCPHWSGGIQEQMTKDLLESGRIRLYGINFDYDSDVIREESRPILDKIVTLLNSELNLRIVIEGHTDSVGSSEHNLLLSQKRAESVKNYLVSEGIDPLRLFTEGYGESIPVASNDTSTGRAQNRRVELVVKE; encoded by the coding sequence ATGAGTAAAAATTTGATTCTAAAGGTAATATCAGTAATAATCTTTTTCTTTTCTTCAGCTTTATATGGTATTTCCATTCAGGTAGAGCAGTCACTAGTCTCATTTTCTTCAGGAGCATTAGTAATACATCAATCTTCAGCTTACAGTGAAGACTGGGGAGGTCAGTGGATTAATGATGAAAATCCACAAACTGGTTGGTGTTGTGCAGAAGGTCAAATATTTGACAATATTCTAATCATTGAACTTGCGGAGGAGACTATCCTGGAACGTTTGGAATTTGATACCGCTTATGTGGATACGGATGGAAGTGCAGCTAAAAATGTTACGGTAGCAATATCCAATAATAATTCTAGGGAAGGTTTTCAGGAGATTGCCCGGGTAACTTTAGTTGATCAACAGAACAATCAAGAATTCCCAGTTGAGCATAATAAATCTGGAAGATGGCTTAAACTAACAATTGAAGATAATTATGGTTCTAATGAATATACCGAACTGATGGATTTTAGAGCGTATGGCAAACAATTAACTGATACCCCTTTACCTGATGTCTCTGGAACTTATGAAACCAGTTATAATAACTTTCATCTCAGACAAGAAGGTTTTTCTATTACGGGATGTTATGAATATAATGAAGGGGTTTTAACTGGAGGTATTGAAGGTCGTATTATGAAATTTACCTGGAAGGAAAATGTTCATCAAGGCCCGGCAGTTATGGTTTTTACTTCTGATGGAAGAAGGTTTTATGGATTTTGGTGGTATGAGGGAGAAGATACAAATGTTACTCAAGGAAAAATATGGGATGGTACGAAGATATTCTCGGAAGTGGGCGGTTGCCCTCATTGGAGTGGTGGAATTCAGGAACAGATGACTAAAGACCTTTTAGAATCGGGCAGGATAAGGCTCTATGGTATTAATTTCGATTATGATTCTGATGTTATTCGCGAGGAATCCAGGCCAATCTTAGATAAGATTGTTACCTTACTTAATTCTGAGTTAAATTTACGCATTGTTATTGAAGGACATACTGACTCAGTTGGATCTTCCGAACACAATCTGCTTCTTTCACAGAAACGTGCAGAATCAGTTAAAAACTACCTTGTTTCTGAAGGGATTGATCCTTTAAGACTTTTTACTGAAGGTTATGGAGAATCTATACCAGTAGCATCAAATGATACATCTACCGGACGAGCTCAAAACCGAAGAGTAGAATTAGTGGTTAAGGAATAA
- a CDS encoding DNA alkylation repair protein, with product MVIEIKKEFKKFSNQERAELLQRYFKTGKGEYGEGDIFLGLRVPDTREIAKKYNTISIGEAAEFLPSQFHEERLFALLVLNNVFQRGNEEDRKKIFDLYLQNTNYINNWDLVDLSAGKILGAYLFNRDRTPVYKLAKSKNLWERRISIMATSYFINHNSFDDTFNIVKILLHDKEDLIHKAVGWMLREIGKRELEIEEDFLEKYYKEMPRTMLRYAIEKFPEEKRKSYLTK from the coding sequence ATAGTTATAGAGATAAAAAAAGAATTTAAAAAATTTAGTAATCAGGAAAGAGCTGAACTGCTGCAAAGGTACTTTAAAACGGGAAAGGGTGAATATGGCGAAGGAGATATTTTTTTAGGTCTTAGAGTTCCTGATACAAGGGAAATTGCCAAAAAATATAATACTATAAGCATAGGAGAAGCAGCTGAATTCTTACCATCGCAATTTCACGAAGAACGTTTATTTGCCCTTTTAGTATTAAATAATGTTTTCCAAAGAGGTAATGAGGAAGATAGAAAGAAGATATTTGACCTGTATCTACAAAATACCAATTATATTAATAATTGGGATTTAGTTGATTTATCTGCGGGGAAAATTTTGGGGGCCTATTTATTTAACCGAGACAGAACTCCAGTATATAAGTTAGCAAAATCGAAAAATCTATGGGAACGCAGAATTTCAATTATGGCTACCTCTTATTTTATAAATCATAACAGCTTTGATGATACTTTTAATATTGTAAAAATACTATTGCATGACAAGGAAGATCTCATTCATAAGGCTGTGGGATGGATGCTGAGAGAAATTGGCAAAAGAGAATTAGAAATAGAAGAAGATTTTCTTGAAAAATACTATAAAGAAATGCCCAGAACTATGTTGCGTTATGCTATAGAAAAATTTCCCGAAGAAAAACGGAAAAGCTACCTAACAAAATGA
- a CDS encoding P-loop NTPase, protein MIDPREVMVREKFATIKSIIPVVSGKGGVGKSIISTALSLALAEKYKTGLLDLDFWGASDHILLNTKNQFPEEERGILPEEVMGVRFMSVAYYTQGNPLPIRGMEYTNVFLELMAVTRWDDTECLVIDMPPGMADPFLDLLQYVRNGNFLIITTPSRLAVNIVAKTLEILKEQDLKIIGLMENMHTTEHNSKRISDLIESYKVKYLGYIPYYQNLDDHMDALQDFILTDFFQKIKMIGSCLEI, encoded by the coding sequence ATGATTGATCCAAGAGAGGTTATGGTAAGAGAAAAATTTGCTACTATCAAATCTATTATTCCGGTAGTAAGCGGAAAGGGTGGAGTGGGTAAATCAATAATTTCTACAGCATTAAGTTTAGCATTGGCTGAAAAGTATAAAACCGGTTTACTTGATTTAGATTTCTGGGGTGCTTCGGATCATATTTTGCTGAATACAAAAAATCAGTTTCCTGAAGAGGAAAGAGGAATATTGCCTGAGGAGGTGATGGGGGTTAGATTTATGTCTGTGGCTTATTATACCCAGGGGAATCCCTTGCCAATCAGAGGGATGGAGTATACTAATGTTTTTTTAGAACTTATGGCTGTAACGAGATGGGACGATACTGAGTGTTTAGTTATTGATATGCCTCCAGGAATGGCTGATCCCTTTCTTGATTTATTACAGTATGTAAGAAATGGTAATTTCCTAATTATTACTACTCCTTCCAGACTTGCTGTCAATATTGTTGCTAAGACCCTGGAAATACTTAAGGAACAAGATTTAAAGATTATTGGTTTGATGGAAAATATGCACACAACTGAACATAATAGTAAAAGAATAAGTGATTTGATTGAAAGCTATAAAGTAAAATATTTAGGGTACATTCCCTATTATCAGAATCTTGATGACCACATGGATGCTTTACAGGATTTTATATTGACTGATTTTTTCCAAAAAATAAAAATGATAGGTTCCTGTCTAGAAATATAA
- the hypA gene encoding hydrogenase nickel incorporation protein HypA, producing MHEWSLAEAVLKSSIREAKKRNIKKLTEVKVVLGELQGIEEEIVKFGLDNLKKGTIAEEAKYIFLKENASFQCRNCHNIWELKEKDLGNHSIKESIHFVPEVVHSFMKCAKCGSRDFEVVKGRGIYIEEISGEDS from the coding sequence ATGCATGAATGGTCTTTAGCTGAGGCTGTATTAAAATCGTCTATTAGAGAGGCAAAAAAAAGAAATATAAAGAAATTGACCGAAGTTAAAGTTGTTCTAGGGGAATTGCAGGGAATTGAAGAAGAGATTGTGAAATTTGGTTTGGATAATTTAAAGAAGGGGACCATTGCAGAAGAGGCGAAATATATTTTTTTAAAAGAGAATGCTTCTTTTCAATGTAGGAATTGTCATAATATCTGGGAGTTGAAAGAGAAAGATTTAGGCAATCATTCCATTAAAGAATCTATTCACTTTGTCCCTGAAGTTGTTCATTCTTTTATGAAATGCGCTAAATGCGGCAGTCGTGATTTTGAAGTAGTCAAGGGGAGAGGAATTTATATTGAAGAGATTAGTGGCGAAGATTCATAA
- a CDS encoding Na/Pi cotransporter family protein has product MSVIFFNLLGGLALFLYGLFILSDGLKQVFYKELKDILKKITSSTIKAVGFGAFITAIIQSSSITVVTLIGLLNSSMINLVQAIGVMLGAKVGTTITAQIVAFKIGLYYFPFIILGCFLFFFFRHKRLQNLGQIILGFGILFLGMQTMSRGAQAIQEITFFVNILHYFSHNVFLGILTGAIFTAIVQSSSVTTGLVIAMGMEGALTLPVAISLIMGANVGTCITGFLASLGSCKSAKRLAVAQFAVNIVGIPIFAFFLIPFSHLISLTSFDLGRQIANAHTFFNVFLVIAAIPLINWLKILSIKIVPGRVEEVDRGIKFLEYKILNIPSLALLQAQKEVLHMASIAKGMLEKAHKAMFSGDKDLIYTVKIEESSVDELHHILDDYLTKISSQAFSKEESQKLAILIHSVTDIERVADHANNLVEISEFKFQKNIAFSDLAEEELNQLFLKAIDSFAYSIDALETNSEEIAQKTIYLENEIDLMEENMRKNHFDRLKEGICCPESGPMYLEIIMNLERVSNHSENIASGVIMGF; this is encoded by the coding sequence ATGAGTGTTATTTTTTTTAACCTTTTAGGTGGATTAGCCCTATTTCTCTATGGTCTTTTTATCTTAAGTGACGGATTAAAACAAGTTTTCTATAAAGAACTTAAGGATATCTTAAAAAAAATTACCAGTAGCACTATCAAGGCAGTTGGATTTGGAGCCTTCATTACTGCTATTATTCAAAGCTCAAGTATTACTGTAGTTACCCTTATTGGTCTTTTAAATTCCAGCATGATAAACCTAGTGCAAGCTATTGGAGTAATGCTGGGAGCAAAAGTAGGTACAACAATTACTGCTCAGATAGTGGCTTTTAAAATTGGTCTTTATTACTTCCCTTTTATCATTCTGGGTTGTTTCCTATTTTTCTTTTTCAGACACAAAAGATTACAGAATCTTGGACAGATTATCCTCGGATTTGGAATCCTGTTTTTGGGGATGCAGACTATGTCTCGAGGAGCTCAAGCCATTCAGGAAATTACTTTTTTTGTGAATATCCTTCATTATTTCAGTCATAATGTATTCTTAGGAATTCTAACCGGTGCTATATTTACAGCAATCGTTCAATCCAGTTCAGTAACAACTGGTCTGGTAATTGCAATGGGCATGGAAGGAGCACTGACTTTGCCAGTGGCTATATCTTTAATAATGGGAGCAAACGTTGGTACCTGTATTACCGGTTTTTTAGCTTCCCTGGGATCCTGTAAATCAGCTAAACGTCTTGCCGTAGCTCAATTTGCTGTAAATATTGTCGGGATTCCAATTTTTGCTTTTTTCCTTATTCCTTTTAGTCACCTTATTTCCTTAACCAGCTTTGATTTGGGTCGTCAAATTGCTAATGCTCATACTTTTTTTAATGTCTTTCTTGTAATCGCAGCTATTCCTTTAATTAATTGGCTAAAAATTTTATCTATTAAGATTGTACCCGGTCGAGTAGAAGAAGTTGATAGAGGGATAAAATTCCTGGAGTATAAGATACTGAATATTCCCAGTTTAGCTCTTTTACAGGCCCAGAAGGAAGTTTTGCATATGGCGAGTATAGCCAAAGGAATGCTGGAAAAAGCCCATAAAGCAATGTTTTCAGGAGATAAGGATCTGATTTACACGGTGAAAATAGAAGAATCAAGTGTAGATGAACTCCACCATATTCTTGATGATTATTTAACTAAAATCTCTTCTCAAGCATTTTCTAAAGAGGAATCTCAAAAATTGGCTATTTTAATTCATAGTGTTACTGATATTGAAAGAGTAGCAGACCATGCTAATAATTTAGTAGAAATTTCAGAATTTAAATTTCAAAAAAATATTGCCTTTTCAGACCTGGCAGAAGAAGAATTAAATCAGTTATTTTTAAAAGCCATTGACTCATTTGCTTATTCTATAGATGCTTTGGAAACAAATAGCGAGGAAATTGCCCAAAAAACTATTTACCTGGAGAATGAAATTGATCTTATGGAAGAAAATATGAGGAAGAATCATTTTGATAGATTAAAAGAAGGCATCTGCTGCCCAGAATCTGGACCAATGTATCTCGAAATCATAATGAATCTGGAACGCGTTTCCAATCATTCGGAAAATATCGCCAGTGGAGTAATAATGGGCTTTTAA
- a CDS encoding OmpA family protein, with translation MKYLRLLLFFITLFLLITTIPASAADIPEHPFIRPFPGSVLAENMSKYANFDSYKFYVTNAQTQKREEVEIKGKKWQLLYEVRTPSGERVRNISKLEFFENYKAAALERGGKIVFEDQGQMVLTIPRDDGGITWCRVSGNAGLGQQELVIIDEEGFKKSLTFGPAELKEVLDSEGRIILYDILFDYDKTTLKQESDKQLQHIVTLLLQNPELKVEIQGHTDNEGEEAYNLTLSDKRANTVLQYLQLFGISSERLLSKGYGESQPVSSNDTEEGRAKNRRVELVKM, from the coding sequence ATGAAATATTTAAGGCTATTACTATTTTTTATTACTCTTTTCCTGCTTATAACAACCATACCTGCTTCTGCTGCTGATATACCTGAACATCCCTTTATCCGACCTTTCCCCGGTTCAGTATTGGCGGAGAATATGTCTAAATATGCTAATTTTGATTCTTACAAATTTTATGTCACAAATGCACAGACCCAAAAGAGGGAAGAGGTAGAGATTAAGGGTAAAAAATGGCAACTGTTATATGAAGTTCGCACACCTTCCGGAGAAAGAGTACGGAATATATCAAAATTAGAGTTTTTTGAAAATTATAAAGCTGCAGCCCTGGAAAGAGGCGGCAAGATCGTCTTTGAGGACCAGGGACAGATGGTTCTGACCATACCCAGGGATGATGGAGGAATTACCTGGTGCCGGGTTAGCGGTAATGCGGGATTAGGCCAGCAGGAATTGGTTATTATAGATGAAGAAGGTTTTAAAAAATCCCTTACCTTCGGTCCTGCTGAATTAAAAGAAGTATTGGACAGTGAAGGTAGAATAATACTATATGATATCCTGTTTGACTATGACAAGACTACCTTAAAACAGGAATCTGATAAACAGTTGCAGCATATCGTTACATTACTATTGCAAAATCCTGAATTAAAGGTTGAGATACAGGGTCATACCGATAATGAAGGAGAAGAAGCATATAATTTAACCCTATCAGATAAAAGGGCTAATACTGTACTTCAATATTTACAATTATTCGGAATTAGTTCAGAAAGACTTCTATCCAAAGGATATGGTGAATCACAGCCGGTGTCTTCCAATGACACTGAGGAAGGCAGGGCAAAAAATCGTCGGGTAGAATTGGTCAAGATGTAG